A window of Otariodibacter oris genomic DNA:
GTAAATTCTTAGCTTGATCTCACCGCTATGTGCAACAGGTTTTGCTCGATAAAGCATATAGCCATAATAATGCCCTAGGGTTTCCATTGTTTGAGTGAATGGACTATCGTGGCGTTGGCTTATGCTATCTAAAGTGCTAAATAGAGAGACCTCTTTCTCCATAGAAATCGCTGGATAGGCTGTGATTTCAGGTAAAATTGGCTCTTTGATCTCACTGGAATCAGGATAAGTTGCGAGCAGTTTTTGCAACAAATAATATTTTTCTGACGGTTCTCCCCATTCTCGCACAGGGGCATCATAATCATAGGAAGTGACTTGCGGTAAATCAGTATCTAAGCGAGCTGAGCAGCCATTCCAGAATCCAAAGTTTGTGCCACCTTGGAACATATAAAAATTGATACTAGCACGATCAAGCAACTCTTTTGTGCAATCCACTAAATCTTGTGCATCACGAGTAATCACTGGTTCTTTCCAACGGTTAAACCAGCCATCCCAAAACTCCATACACATTAACGGATAAGACTTGTTGTGATTATCAAAATAACGTTGTAATTCATCTAAATTTTGATTGGATCGAGAGCCAAAATTACCCGTTGGCAGAATATCATCATCGATCAACGCCCCTGCTTCGAGTGCATTTTGCCAAGCACCATCTGAAGTAAATAGCGGTACGTTCACACCATACTTTTGCATTAATGCTTTAATCGCTCTTAAATAATCTTTATCGTTACCAAAAGAGCCATATTCATTCTCGATTTGCATCATTAAAATATTGCCCCCTTGGGTAAATTGATAAAGGGCAACGCGTGGCAATAATTGTGAGAAATAACGATCCACTTGTGCAAGAAAAACGGGATCATTTTGACGTAAACGGATATTAGGAATATTCAACAGCCAAGCAGGTAATCCGCCAAACTCCCATTCAGCACAAATATAAGGGGTTGGACGCAAAATAACATATAAGCCTAACTCTTGGGCAATTTGCAAAAATTGAGGCAGATCTGCCTGCTTGCTAAAATTAAATTGGTCAGGTTGAGGTTGGTGTAAATTCCAAGCGACATAAGTTTCGACGGTATTGCAGCCCATCGCTTTCAAGTTATAGAGGGTTTTATACCAATATTCAGGTACAATACGGAAATAATGCACTGCCCCTGAAATAATTTTGAAAGGTTTACTATTTAATAAAAAGTCTTTTTGTCCGATTTCAAACTGCATATATCGTCCTTATTTTTCCAATTTCTATTCTGAGTATAGGTGCTGAATAATGGCTAAAATCGCTTGCATATCTTTGCCTTTGTAATCAGCTAGGCTTTGATCCATTGCCATGCGATTTTCTTCATAAGCGATGACTTTTATTCCCGCCCCTTTAGCAGATTCAATCCCGAGGCTTGAATCCTCAATAGCAATCGCCTGATCTGCTGATAAATTAAAATGCGCTAATACATGCTGATAAATTTCAGGGTGCGGTTTACTTTTAGGGAAGACTGTGCCACTAACCACATAATCAAAATATTGTCTGATGCCACAGTCCGCTAGAATTTGTTCCATTCTTTTTACTTCCGATGAAGAGGCTAACGCAAGCTTGATATTATTTTGTTTAGCAAATTGAATAATGTGTAGAATGTCTTTACGGAAGATAGAAAAGTAATCAATATTACTTAAGTGTTGTTTACTAAACTCACCTAATTTTATGCCGATCTCTTTGATTGATAAATTAGACTGGCTTAGATCTTTAATAGCTAGATATAAATCATCATAAGAACGCCCGATAATTGCCGAATATTCTTCGTGACTGATCGGGGTCGTTCTTTGTTTTATTTGCTCGACAAATTTTTGTAAATAGCTAAAGCCTACAAATTCACTATCGACAATCACGCCATCCATATCAAAGATGATCAAATTCAACATACATTCTCCTATTTATTTTTATTACTGCAGTAGGATTAGTAATCCAATCAATCTGATAAGTTTCAATATTCGCCCAAAACGAGCTCGTTATACAAAATGATTCCCCTCTACATCAAGAGGGGAATCACTCAAAACATTAGCCTTTTGCTAATAATCCTGCCCAAGAGAGGATGATACACAATAGGATAATAATCATAATGGCTTTATTGGAATTCATTTTTGGTCTACCAATTAGCCAGTAGATAAAGAACACCACTAATGCTGGGACCAATCTTGGTAAAATTAAGTCTAAGTTAGCTTGAGCAGACACGACTTTTTCACCAATGGTTGCGGTTAATGGTACGGTAACATTCACCATGGTGGCACACATGACCCCTACAACGAATACCCCTAATACTGTTGCCGCATTGGTTAACGCATTGAGTTTATGACCTAAGTTAGTGACCAGGTTTACCCCTTCACGATAAGCAATTTTGAGTTGAACCCAACGGAATACCATTGTTGCAATCGCAACTAATACCCATAAACCAACACCAAGCGGGTTACCATTCACTGCCATTGTTGCAGCGATTGCCCCCATAATTGCTGGAACAAGTGAACCGAAGATTGCATCACCGATTGCAGCGAAAGGTCCCATTAAACCGGATTTAATCCCTGCTACTGCTTCTAATGAATCAGTACCTTGTTTTTCTTCAAGTGCAAGGTCAATCCCTTTTACAATAGTGTTAAAGAACGGACTGGTATTAAAGAATTGGTTATGCATTACCATCATTTTTTGTAATTCAGGTGTGTTATCACCATACATTTTACGAAGTTGTGGTAATAGAATCCAAAGGTAACCAGAACCTTGCATACGTTCATAGTTCCAACCCAATTGGTTGAAAAATAAGTTACGAATATTAATTTGGCGGAAGTCGGCTTCTGTTAATTTATAGCCTTTTGGGTTGCCTACTTGTTGATTAGAGTTCGTCATCTTCAATTTCTCCTTCTACAGAAGTCGTTGTATTTTTTGCAACAGGTGCTGAACCACCTTCTACACTACGTTGATAAACCATATAAGCGAATGCAAAACCGATTGCTGCCATTGCAAGCATTGGTACGCTGTTGTAAGAACGTCCAAGTGATGCAGGGAGTAAGCCATCTAACGCATTACCAATTGCAGCTACGTTGCCGAATAAAGTAATGAGGATTGCAGTTAAAGAGAAACTTAAAATTAAGTACGCAATATGGCGTTTTGTTGGTAAGTAACGAAGTAAGATTGCAAAACCGAGTGCTGGTAACACACCACCTGCAAGGGTTAAACCATCTGCGATAACTTTTAAGAAACCGTGTTGCATTGCTTCTGCTAAGCTTGCAACAAATGGACCACCGAACACTAATGCAAGGAAGATTGGTAAGGCACGAGAAAGCCCCCACGCGATCATACCTGATAGATAATTGATACTAATTGATCTATATGCGTGATCTTGGATATTTTTATCAATGCGGTGTGCAAAGAATACGTTAGACATTCTTGCTAAGATATCGGTATAAACCATCAATGCAGCAATTGGTACAGCTAATGTTGTTAATGCAAGTTGTGGATCCATACCTGCTGCAACAGAGAAGGCTGTTGCAATAACAGTTCCTGAGTTAGCATCAATACGAGATGCACCACCGAATGTACCGACACCAAGTACAGTTAATTGCATTGAACCACCGATTAATAAACCAGTTGTTAAATCACCCATAATTAAACCTGTCACAAGACCAGCGAATACAGGGGATCCTGCACTAGACACAATAGTAAGTTCATCTAAGATTTGATAAAACGCATAGATCGTTATCAAAAGGATCTGCCACCATTCGATCATAATCGTTACTCCTCTATAAAAGTTTCATTAAGTCCACTTTTTCTTCATTAGGTACTAATTGTGCTGTCAAATTGATACCTTTTGCAGAAAGTTTTTTAAACACTTCAACATCATCATCAGTTACGTGAACTGTTTTTCTGATAGGACGTGTTTGATCCGTTTTTGGCATATTCCCTGCATTGATATCAGTTAATGCCACACCCTGTTCAACAAGTCTTAACAAAGTTTGCGGATTACGAACAACAATTAATACACGTTGGGAGTCATAACGCCCATCTTTAATATTAGTTGCTGCTTTTTCAACAGGTAACACACTCAACTTAACACCCGCAGGGCAAGCTAAGCGTAAGCCTGCTTTATCAATATCACTCGCTGCTGCTACATCATCAATCACCATAATACGAGTAATATCAAGATAAGATGTCCATAGATTCGCGACCTGACCGTGAATCAAACGACCATCAATTCTTACATTCAAAATTGCCATACTTATCTCCTTAAAAATTATTTGTATGAATAGAGTGTGACACCTTGTACAACTCGATTTACCTCACCTGTTGGGCAAGGGTTATCAGTGGTATAACCAAGATGTAATGAACTGTAAAATGAATAAAGCTGACCAATCACTAAGAATGGGAAAATTCTTGCCGCGTCATCTAATTTGTAAATTTCTGCTTTGAACTGACCGCATTCATCTCCAAGTAATAACACTTGATTAGCTTTTTTATCTTTAACTAACTCGTTATAGAGATCGCGATCGTATTTCGCTGTATAAGTATTCTGAGAAAGGAATACAAAAATTAATGTTTCATTTTGTACTAATGACTTAGGACCGTGACGGAATCCCATTGCGGACTCAAAGAACCCTAAACGTTCGCCAGCGGTTAATTCCAATAATTTTAGCGATGTTTCTCTGGCTAATCCTTGGAAATGTCCACTACCTAAATAAACAATCCGCTTAACAGGTAAATGTGCGAGTTCTTGTATTTTCTTCGCATCGTCATTTAATAACTGCTCAGTCACTTTAGCGAATTGTTCAACCCATTGTTGATTGAAAGCTTCAGGGGCAAAAGTTAATAATGCGGCAAGCATCATATTGCTCGCACTAGACGTCATTGCAAAGCCTTGATCGTGAGTTGAATCAGGAAGCGCCAAAGGATAAGCGGTCGGATTGTCGCTACATTTTGCAAAAAGTGATCCTTTTACGTTATTGGTAATGGCTAAATGATAGGCTTCTTTAACGATATCATTGACACGATCCACTGCCCCAATACTTTCAGGGCTATTACCAGAACGGGCAAAGGAAACTAATAAGGTTGGTTTATCTTCAAAAAGATATTGATAAGGGCTTGAAACAAGATCGGTACTGGCAATCGCTTCTACTACACAACCTAATTTCTCACTCAAGACAGGTGCAACGACTTCGCCAATAAATGCAGAAGTACCCGCACCAGTAAAAATAATTCTTAGCTCGCCTTTTTTAGCACGAGCAATCAACGGACTGACAAAAGACTTAACATCAGAATCAGCAATAATATTAGCCGTTTCTAACCAAGTTGCTGGCTGTTGAGCAATTTCTTTTGCTGTCCAAAAAGCATTTTGATTCTCTAATGTCTGATTTGAAATATTGAGGATCATTCCACCTACCTCACAATGTAATGAATACTCGTTCGGGAAAAATGAAAAGATACTTAAGTTAGAAATATCTCAACTAGGCTGTTAGACGATTAAGACTGAAACACCTGAATTTTCGAGATACTCTTGATAATTTTTGGGTAATTTATCATCTGTCACTAACACATCGATCTGATTAGCTGGGCAAATAACAAAATCACTATATTGCCCAAACTTACTGGAATCTGTCACAACAATAATCTGATCTGAAGCTTCACACATTAAACGATTCAAATGGGCTTCTTGCTCATTAAAAGTAGTAATACCTTTATGTAAATCAAATCCATCAACCCCAAGAAAAACTTTATCAAATCTGTACTGGCGTAAATTATTATCTGCCATCACACCAGAAAACGACATGGCGTTCTTGCGTAATACACCGCCTGTCATACGAATTTCAACATTGGGGCAATTGACTAATTCAAATGCAATATCCAATCCATTCGTCAATACTGTTAATGATAAGTCCTTTAAATATCTTACGATTGCTTTCGTTGTTGTTCCAGAATCTAAAATAACTCGTTCACCATTACTTAGCAATGATGCCGCCATTTTTCCTATCTGTTGTTTTAATTCAGGACAATGATTACCTTTATCTGCAATTGAAAGCTCTGTAATCAATCGAGAATTTAATACCGCAAACCCATGAGAACGAGTAATATACCCTTGTTCTTCTAAGTTATTCAAATCACTACGAATTGTTACTGTCGATACGCCAAAATGTTGTGCTAAAGCCTCAACTCTTTGGCTATTTGTTTGTTGCAATAATGCTAAAATATCGGCACGTCTTTCAACGCTACTTTTCATTTTTTCTCCTAAGACCAAACAACCACAACATACTTCGATTGTTTTCGATAAGATTATAAAAAATACAAAATTCAAAAACAAACGAAAACATTCGAAAATGAGAAAGAGATCACAAAAATTAAAAGATAAAAAAAAACGGTAAGATCAAATTTGCAAAAAAATGCAAGGATCTTACCGCTTGTCCGTAATGATTCTATTTATTTAGCTAACTTCACCTCATGTAGCCATTTATCAATTAAGCGTTTTCCTTCTTCGCTTTTACCAAAATGCTCGAAGTCAATATTCACGAGATTCACTTCATCCAGTTTCACTGATTGTGGTGCAACTTCTGCAAATTTATTGGTTGGAATTTGATAAACGCCATGCTCTCTCCAAGGGATTTCTTGTGCTTCTTTGGATAATACCCAATCCATAAATAATTTGGCATTATCTAAATTTCTTGCGCCTTTGATAATACTCACTCCGCCAAGAGCATATCCCGCACCATCTTTTGGTAATACATACTCAACTTTTGCACCCTTCTCTTTTTCCGTTTCATAACTATGCACAAAGCCTACTGAAACGGCACTTTCTCCACGAGATAAATTAGACGTCACAAGGCTACTTTTTACATATTGGGAAACATTGCTATCTAATTTTTTGAAAAATTCAAAAGCTTTTTCTTCTCCCCATAGCTGAATTAACGTTGCCATAATCGTGTAGGCTGTACCAGAACTACGTGGATCAGGTAGCTGTAATTCCCCTTTTAATTTAGGATTAAGTAAGTCTTGCCAAGTTTGCGGAGCTGAAATGCCAAGTTTTTCTAATTTTTCAGTATTTACTCCCATGCCTAAGACCAAAGCATAAACAAGAGAAGTATAGTCACCATGTTTATCTTCGATGAGATGCTTGAATTGATCAACGGTTTCTGCTTGTAAAGGGGATCGATATTTCTCAAGTAAACCTAACTCCCCTGCTTGTAAATGAGGCTCTAGCGTACCGCCATACCAAATATCCGCTTGCGGATTATTTTTTTCCGCTTTGATTCGCCCTAAAATTGTGCCAGTGCCACCATGTACAAATTGCGTTTCAACATTATTTGCTTCAGCAAATTGCTTAGTCATGTCCTCACATACCACTGTTTGCACAGTACAATACACTGTCAATCGTCCTTCTGCTTGAGCAGAATTTGAAAATAATGTCGCTGAACTTAATAATAGTCCCGCTAAAATTGGTTTAATTGTTGTTTGCATTATATTTTTCTTCCTGAAATAAATAGAAATTTGAGTGTAACACCTACACCTTATCTTGAAAATCAGAAGTTAGCTTCTTTTATGCTAAAATACCGAAAATATAGCCTATCATTCTAATTAGTAAACTAAATGAACTCATTACATAACATAAAAATCGTTTTAATTGAAACCTCTCACAGTGGCAATATCGGTTCGGCTGCCCGTGCGATGA
This region includes:
- a CDS encoding glycoside hydrolase family 35 protein — protein: MQFEIGQKDFLLNSKPFKIISGAVHYFRIVPEYWYKTLYNLKAMGCNTVETYVAWNLHQPQPDQFNFSKQADLPQFLQIAQELGLYVILRPTPYICAEWEFGGLPAWLLNIPNIRLRQNDPVFLAQVDRYFSQLLPRVALYQFTQGGNILMMQIENEYGSFGNDKDYLRAIKALMQKYGVNVPLFTSDGAWQNALEAGALIDDDILPTGNFGSRSNQNLDELQRYFDNHNKSYPLMCMEFWDGWFNRWKEPVITRDAQDLVDCTKELLDRASINFYMFQGGTNFGFWNGCSARLDTDLPQVTSYDYDAPVREWGEPSEKYYLLQKLLATYPDSSEIKEPILPEITAYPAISMEKEVSLFSTLDSISQRHDSPFTQTMETLGHYYGYMLYRAKPVAHSGEIKLRIYQCRDRVQVFNDHQKVATQYQHEIGNDIMLQTPNGQFQLDLLVENMGRVNYGGKLLAPTQHKGIGAGAILDLHFHTGWEQYAIDFEKLDQIDFSGKQDPQTPSFYQFTLTIDDEPKDTFIDTSKLGKGVVIVNGENLGRYWNEGPTCYLYLPAPLLHKGKNQIIVFETEGVRPTELTFSDKPIYKQLNTKNL
- a CDS encoding HAD family hydrolase; this encodes MLNLIIFDMDGVIVDSEFVGFSYLQKFVEQIKQRTTPISHEEYSAIIGRSYDDLYLAIKDLSQSNLSIKEIGIKLGEFSKQHLSNIDYFSIFRKDILHIIQFAKQNNIKLALASSSEVKRMEQILADCGIRQYFDYVVSGTVFPKSKPHPEIYQHVLAHFNLSADQAIAIEDSSLGIESAKGAGIKVIAYEENRMAMDQSLADYKGKDMQAILAIIQHLYSE
- a CDS encoding PTS system mannose/fructose/sorbose family transporter subunit IID; this encodes MTNSNQQVGNPKGYKLTEADFRQINIRNLFFNQLGWNYERMQGSGYLWILLPQLRKMYGDNTPELQKMMVMHNQFFNTSPFFNTIVKGIDLALEEKQGTDSLEAVAGIKSGLMGPFAAIGDAIFGSLVPAIMGAIAATMAVNGNPLGVGLWVLVAIATMVFRWVQLKIAYREGVNLVTNLGHKLNALTNAATVLGVFVVGVMCATMVNVTVPLTATIGEKVVSAQANLDLILPRLVPALVVFFIYWLIGRPKMNSNKAIMIIILLCIILSWAGLLAKG
- a CDS encoding PTS mannose/fructose/sorbose/N-acetylgalactosamine transporter subunit IIC; the encoded protein is MIEWWQILLITIYAFYQILDELTIVSSAGSPVFAGLVTGLIMGDLTTGLLIGGSMQLTVLGVGTFGGASRIDANSGTVIATAFSVAAGMDPQLALTTLAVPIAALMVYTDILARMSNVFFAHRIDKNIQDHAYRSISINYLSGMIAWGLSRALPIFLALVFGGPFVASLAEAMQHGFLKVIADGLTLAGGVLPALGFAILLRYLPTKRHIAYLILSFSLTAILITLFGNVAAIGNALDGLLPASLGRSYNSVPMLAMAAIGFAFAYMVYQRSVEGGSAPVAKNTTTSVEGEIEDDEL
- a CDS encoding PTS system mannose/fructose/N-acetylgalactosamine-transporter subunit IIB: MAILNVRIDGRLIHGQVANLWTSYLDITRIMVIDDVAAASDIDKAGLRLACPAGVKLSVLPVEKAATNIKDGRYDSQRVLIVVRNPQTLLRLVEQGVALTDINAGNMPKTDQTRPIRKTVHVTDDDVEVFKKLSAKGINLTAQLVPNEEKVDLMKLL
- a CDS encoding SIS domain-containing protein: MILNISNQTLENQNAFWTAKEIAQQPATWLETANIIADSDVKSFVSPLIARAKKGELRIIFTGAGTSAFIGEVVAPVLSEKLGCVVEAIASTDLVSSPYQYLFEDKPTLLVSFARSGNSPESIGAVDRVNDIVKEAYHLAITNNVKGSLFAKCSDNPTAYPLALPDSTHDQGFAMTSSASNMMLAALLTFAPEAFNQQWVEQFAKVTEQLLNDDAKKIQELAHLPVKRIVYLGSGHFQGLARETSLKLLELTAGERLGFFESAMGFRHGPKSLVQNETLIFVFLSQNTYTAKYDRDLYNELVKDKKANQVLLLGDECGQFKAEIYKLDDAARIFPFLVIGQLYSFYSSLHLGYTTDNPCPTGEVNRVVQGVTLYSYK
- the agaR gene encoding transcriptional repressor AgaR encodes the protein MKSSVERRADILALLQQTNSQRVEALAQHFGVSTVTIRSDLNNLEEQGYITRSHGFAVLNSRLITELSIADKGNHCPELKQQIGKMAASLLSNGERVILDSGTTTKAIVRYLKDLSLTVLTNGLDIAFELVNCPNVEIRMTGGVLRKNAMSFSGVMADNNLRQYRFDKVFLGVDGFDLHKGITTFNEQEAHLNRLMCEASDQIIVVTDSSKFGQYSDFVICPANQIDVLVTDDKLPKNYQEYLENSGVSVLIV
- a CDS encoding ABC transporter substrate-binding protein → MQTTIKPILAGLLLSSATLFSNSAQAEGRLTVYCTVQTVVCEDMTKQFAEANNVETQFVHGGTGTILGRIKAEKNNPQADIWYGGTLEPHLQAGELGLLEKYRSPLQAETVDQFKHLIEDKHGDYTSLVYALVLGMGVNTEKLEKLGISAPQTWQDLLNPKLKGELQLPDPRSSGTAYTIMATLIQLWGEEKAFEFFKKLDSNVSQYVKSSLVTSNLSRGESAVSVGFVHSYETEKEKGAKVEYVLPKDGAGYALGGVSIIKGARNLDNAKLFMDWVLSKEAQEIPWREHGVYQIPTNKFAEVAPQSVKLDEVNLVNIDFEHFGKSEEGKRLIDKWLHEVKLAK